A stretch of the Gracilinanus agilis isolate LMUSP501 chromosome 4, AgileGrace, whole genome shotgun sequence genome encodes the following:
- the CLDN20 gene encoding claudin-20, producing the protein MASSGLQLLAFILALSGISGIITATLLPNWKVNANVGSNIITAIIQLQGLWMDCTWYSTGMFSCTLKYSILALPVYVQAARTTMVLSCILSALGICISTVGMKCTRLGGDKETKSRTTFAGGICFILSGISGLIPTSWYTKEIIANFWDPTVPEQNKHEPGGAIYLGFVSTVLLFVAGVIFCTSCLKMHQEARFYPPKQQGNLTTQPENNTGYNLKDYV; encoded by the coding sequence ATGGCATCATCAGGTCTACAGCTACTTGCTTTTATTCTAGCCTTATCTGGCATTTCTGGAATAATCACAGCCACACTATTGCCAAACTGGAAGGTAAATGCAAATGTGGGCTCAAATATCATAACAGCTATTATTCAACTTCAAGGGCTGTGGATGGATTGCACATGGTACAGCACCGGGATGTTCAGCTGCACACTGAAATACTCAATCCTAGCTCTTCCCGTCTATGTGCAGGCTGCACGGACCACCATGGTACTGTCTTGCATACTTTCAGCCTTGGGGATTTGCATTTCCACAGTGGGCATGAAATGTACCCGGTTAGGAGGAGACAAAGAAACCAAAAGCCGCACTACTTTTGCTGGAGGAATCTGTTTTATTCTTTCAGGCATATCTGGTTTAATACCTACATCATGGTACACGAAAGAGATCATTGCAAATTTTTGGGACCCGACAGTCCCAGAGCAGAATAAGCATGAACCTGGAGGAGCTATCTACCTTGGATTTGTTTCCACAGTGCTACTATTTGTTGCAGGTGTGATTTTCTGCACTTCCTGTTTAAAAATGCATCAAGAAGCCAGGTTCTATCCTCCCAAGCAGCAGGGTAATCTAACTACTCAGCCAGAGAACAACACAGGCTACAACCTGAAGGACTATGTATAA